The Streptomyces uncialis genomic interval CAAGCTCTCCCACGCGGGCTACGGCACCGACCCGAGGCCGCTGGGTGTGGCCGGCCAGGTCATCCCGTGGAACTTCCCGCTGCTGATGCTGGCGTGGAAGATCGCCCCGGCGCTCGCGACCGGCAACACGGTCGTGCTGAAGCCCGCCGAGACGACTCCGCTGTCGGCCCTGTTCTTCGCGGACATCTGCCGTCAGGCCGGTCTGCCGAAGGGTGTCGTCAACATCCTGCCCGGTTACGGTGACGCGGGTGCCGCGCTGGTCGCGCACCCGGACGTGAACAAGGTCGCGTTCACCGGTTCCACGGCCGTCGGCAAGCAGATCGCCCGGACCGTCGCGGGCACGGACAAGAAGCTGACCCTGGAGCTGGGCGGCAAGGGCGCCAACATCGTCTTCGACGACGCGCCCGTCGACCAGGCCGTCGAGGGCATCGTCACGGGCATCTTCTTCAACCAGGGCCAGGTCTGCTGCGCGGGCTCCCGGCTGCTGGTGCAGGAGTCGGTGGCGGACGAGCTGATCGCGTCGCTGAAGCGTCGCCTCGCCACCCTGCGCCTCGGGGACCCGCTCGACAAGAACACCGACATCGGCGCGATCAACTCCGCCGAGCAGCTGGCCCGGATCACGGCGCTGACCGAGCAGGGTGAGCAGGAGGGCGCCGAACGCTGGTCCGCCCCCTGCGAGCTGCCGTCGTCGGGGTACTGGTTCGCGCCGACGCTGTTCACCGGTGTCACCCAGGCGCACACGGTCGCCCGGGACGAGATCTTCGGCCCGGTCCTGTCGGTGCTGACGTTCCGCACCCCCGACGAGGCCGTCGCCAAGGCGAACAACACCCAGTACGGCCTGTCCGCGGGCATCTGGACCGAGAAGGGCTCCCGCATCCTCGCCGTGGCGAACAAGCTGCGCGCGGGAGTCGTCTGGTCCAACACGTTCAACAAGTTCGACCCTGCCTCGCCGTTCGGCGGGTACAAGGAGTCGGGCTTCGGCCGCGAGGGCGGCCGACACGGCCTGGAGGCGTACCTCGATGTCTGACAACAGCCGGCTGAGCGTCTTCAAGACCTACAAGCTGTTCGTGGGGGGCAAGTTCCCCCGCAGCGAGAGCGGACGGGTGTACGAGGTGACGTCGAAGGCATCAGGCGCTGCCGCGCCGGGCAAGGGCGGCTGGCTGGCCAACGCGCCGCTGTCGTCGCGCAAGGACGCCCGGGACGCGGTGGTCGCCGCCCGCAAGGCGTTCGGTCCGTGGTCGGGGGCGACCGCGTACAACCGCGGCCAGGTCCTGTACCGGGTCGCGGAGATGCTGGAGGGCCGCCGGGAGCAGTTCGTCCGCGAGGTCGCGGACGCGGAGGGCCTGTCGAAGTCGAAGGCGGGCGCCCGGGTGGACGCGGCGGTCGACCGCTGGGTCTGGTACGCGGGCTGGACCGACAAGGTCGCCCAGGTCGTCGGCGGGGGCAACCCGGTCGCGGGCCCGTTCTTCAATCTGTCGACCCCGGAGCCGACGGGTGTGGTGGCCGTACTGGCACCCCAGGAGTCGTCGTTCCTCGGTCTGGTCTCGGTGCTCGCCCCGGTGCTCGCGACCGGCAACACGGCCGTGGTCGTGGCGAGCGAGCGGGCGCCGCTGCCCGCGCTGTCCCTCGGCGAGGTCCTGGCGACCTCCGACGTCCCCGGCGGGACGGTCAACATCCTGTCCGGCCGGACGAAGGAGATCGCGGCCCCGCTCGCCGCGCACAGCGACGTCAACGCGATCGACCTCACCGGCGCGGACGAGGCGCTGGCCACGGAGCTGGAGATCGCGGCGGCGGACAACCTCAAGCGGGTGCTGCGGCCGGGCGCGGAGGACTGGTCGGCCGACCCGGGGATGCGGCGGCTGACCGCGTTCCTGGAGACCAAGACGGTGTGGCACCCGACCGGTTCACTGGGCGCCTCGGGCTCCTCGTACTGAACCGGGCCGAACCGGCCTGAACAGACCTGAACCGGGCCTCGCGCCCGTAGCAGGGTGGACGTTCCACCGAGCGCGCCGTGCGGACCCCGACCGGGGTCCCGTACGGCGCGCTCGGCCGTTCCCCGGGCGAGCGGCCCCGGCGCGGGCCGTTACGGCAGGCCCAGGCGGGCGGCCAGGCCGTCGAGGACGCAGTCGAGTCCCGTCGCGAACTCCCACGCGGGGTCGTCGCGGCGCCGCAGTGCCCGCAGGGTTTGGCCGTAGACGGGGTAGCGGTCCGTCCCCATCAACCACTTCATGGTCGGGGCGAGCCCGAGCCGGATGTCGTCGCCGCTGGCCCAGCCCTGCTCGTCCATGTATGCGCGCAACGCCACCTCGGCCTGCACCGCGCCCTGGACGTACGCGTTGACGGTCCGGAAGGCGACCATCAGCGTGTCGGCGTCCAGCCCGTGGCCGTCGAGGGCGGCGATCTGGCGTTCGGCCGCCGCGATCCGGTGCGGGGTGAGCAGCGAGAGCGGCGCGGGCACGGTGGTGAGCCAGGGGTGGGCGAGGGTCGTCCCGCGGGTCCGCAGGGCCATCTCCCGCAGCACCTCGCGCCAGCCGGTGACCTCGTCGGGCACGACCAGCTCGACGGCGACCCGGTCGACCATCAGCGCCCAGAGGTCGTCCTTGCCGGAGACATGGCGGTACGCGGCCATGGGCGCGACCCGGAGTTCGGTGGCGAGGCGGCGCATGGTGACCGCCTGCATCCCCTCGGCGTCGGCGATCCGGACGGCGGCCTCGGCGAGGGTGGCGGGGGTGAGGGTGTTCCGGGGAGTGGGGGCGGGCCGCTCCAGCCGCTCCCACAGGGAGGCCTCGGGCTGCCGCCCGCCGGGGCCGCCCGGGTCGGCCCTCTTGTTCTGCGCG includes:
- a CDS encoding aldehyde dehydrogenase family protein, whose amino-acid sequence is MASIFEYAPAPESRAVVDIAPSYGLFIDGEFTEAADGQVFKTVSPATEEVLSEVARAGEADVERAVKAARKAFVGWSALPGAERAKYLFRIARIIQERSRELAVLETLDNGKPIRETRDADLPLVAAHFFYYAGWADKLSHAGYGTDPRPLGVAGQVIPWNFPLLMLAWKIAPALATGNTVVLKPAETTPLSALFFADICRQAGLPKGVVNILPGYGDAGAALVAHPDVNKVAFTGSTAVGKQIARTVAGTDKKLTLELGGKGANIVFDDAPVDQAVEGIVTGIFFNQGQVCCAGSRLLVQESVADELIASLKRRLATLRLGDPLDKNTDIGAINSAEQLARITALTEQGEQEGAERWSAPCELPSSGYWFAPTLFTGVTQAHTVARDEIFGPVLSVLTFRTPDEAVAKANNTQYGLSAGIWTEKGSRILAVANKLRAGVVWSNTFNKFDPASPFGGYKESGFGREGGRHGLEAYLDV
- a CDS encoding TetR/AcrR family transcriptional regulator, whose translation is MAAQNKRADPGGPGGRQPEASLWERLERPAPTPRNTLTPATLAEAAVRIADAEGMQAVTMRRLATELRVAPMAAYRHVSGKDDLWALMVDRVAVELVVPDEVTGWREVLREMALRTRGTTLAHPWLTTVPAPLSLLTPHRIAAAERQIAALDGHGLDADTLMVAFRTVNAYVQGAVQAEVALRAYMDEQGWASGDDIRLGLAPTMKWLMGTDRYPVYGQTLRALRRRDDPAWEFATGLDCVLDGLAARLGLP
- a CDS encoding aldehyde dehydrogenase family protein, producing MSDNSRLSVFKTYKLFVGGKFPRSESGRVYEVTSKASGAAAPGKGGWLANAPLSSRKDARDAVVAARKAFGPWSGATAYNRGQVLYRVAEMLEGRREQFVREVADAEGLSKSKAGARVDAAVDRWVWYAGWTDKVAQVVGGGNPVAGPFFNLSTPEPTGVVAVLAPQESSFLGLVSVLAPVLATGNTAVVVASERAPLPALSLGEVLATSDVPGGTVNILSGRTKEIAAPLAAHSDVNAIDLTGADEALATELEIAAADNLKRVLRPGAEDWSADPGMRRLTAFLETKTVWHPTGSLGASGSSY